In Beijerinckiaceae bacterium, the sequence ATGATCGATGAACCCGGCTCGTTTTCTGGCAGGATCAGTTCGCCGATGCCGCAGCGAGGGCCGCTCCCGGCCACTCTGATATCGTTGGCGATCTTAAAGAGGCTTGCGGCAATCGTCGCCAAGGCGCCATGCGAAAAAATGACGGCGTCATGGGCTGCCAGGGCCTCGAATTTATTCGGCGCCGACACAAAAGGGAGCGACGTATAGGCCGCGATCCGCGCGGCAAATCGTTCGGCAAAACCTCGTTTGGTATTGAGACCGGTGCCGACCGCCGTGCCGCCCTGGGCAAGTCGGTAAAGACCCGCAAGCGTCTCGTCGAGCCGTTGCAGGCCGAATTCGATTTGGATCGCATAGGCTGAGAATTCCTGTCCGAGCGTGACGGGCGTTGCGTCCTGAAAATGGGTGCGGCCCGTCTTGATGATCGCAGCGAAAGCTGCCGATTTGGCGGCCAGAGCCATCGCAAGCGCGCGCAGAACAGGTTCCAGTCTTCGCTTGATGTGAAGAACCGCAGCAATATGCATCGCGGTTGGAAAACAATCGTTCGAGGACTGGCCGAGATTGACGTGGTCGTTGGGGTGGATCGGGACTTTTGCCCCGCGCGGCGCGCCCAAAATCTCGTTGGCGCGATTGGCGATGACCTCGTTGACATTCATATTGGTTTGCGTGCCCGACCCGGTTTGCCAGACGCCAAGAGGAAATTCCGAATCGAAACGGCCAGCTTCGATTTCGCTGGCCGCGGTGACGATCGCGTCCGACAGGGGCTTGGGCAAAAGTCCGAGGTCGCGATTGACCTCGGCGGCGGCGCGCTTGACCATGGCCAAGGCATGAATGAGCGCTGGCGGCATCTTTTGCGAGCCGATTGCGAAATGCTCGCACGAGCGTTGGGTCTGCGCGCCCCAATAGTGATTCGCGGGAACCTCGACCGGCCCGAAACTATCGGCTTCGATCCGTGTCTGGTCTTTCTCACCCATGCGACAGTCGGCCCTTCTTCGCGGGACGATTGAAAGGGTTGCGGGAGGAGCTAACCACCGAAATCCGGGTTACTCACCCTCGCCACGCGAAAAACGCTGTCCGGCGATGATCGGATCGATGGCCTGCCATTCGCCCTCATGTCCGAATTCGATTCCGGACGTGATCGCCAACATTTCAGCGAGTCGGCTCCGCGCCCGGTTCACCCGGCTTTTCATGGTTCCAATGGCGCAGCCGCAAACCCCCGCCGCTTCTTCATAGGAGAGTCCGGAAGCGCCGATCAGGATCAAGGCCTCGCGCTGATCGCTCGGCAAGTGCTGGAGGGCGGCGCGAAAATCGAGAAGATCCATGTGCCCACCTTGGGCGGGGGCCGTGGCGAGTTTGGATGCGAACGCCCCATCGGGATCGGCGACTTCACGCCGCCGTTTCCGATATTCCGAATAATAGATATTCCGCAGGATCGTAAACAGCCACGCTCTGAGATTGGTCCCCTCGACGAACGAGTCGATGTTGCTCCAGGCCTTCACCAAGGTTTCCTGAACGAGATCGTCGGCTCGGTCCAGGTTTCCACACAAGGAGACGGCAAATGCGCGTAAATTGGGGATTACCGAAAGCAGGTCCGTGGTGATCTGCAAATTTGCCGCGCGCCCCGGCGCGGCCTCGATGGCCGTCTCACCTTCCGCATTTTCCTTTTGCACGGCTTTCACATGGCGTCCTTGTTTAATCGAGCTTCCGACGCGCTTTCAAGCTGCCGTAAAAGCTCAAGAAAACGCCCCGGCACCGGTTGCGCAAGAACGTCGTCGTAGACACTGCGTAAATGCAGGCCGATCTGATCGGCTATCTCCGACTTAGATGGTGCTTTTTTTAAACATGACACCCCACCCGGAGCGTTTGCCGCAGGTTCGCAGTCCTCAGCTTCAGAGCTTTTCGCCGATTTGTGAATGTCTCCCGCCTGAATCGATGGTTTGCTTGTCTTTGTTGATTTAATCACTGCCCCACCCTCTTGATGGTACTTATCATTCGTCATTCCCCGTTCGTGCGTTCAAAAACAACGTAACATTGATTGGCTCCGCGCTTTTCTGAAGCCAACGCTGCCGCAACAATAAAACCTCTTGAATCGACGTCACTTTTTGTGACGTCCGCCGGATGCTAGGCTTCCGGTGCACTACCGGATATAACCAGCGCCGTTAAACGTTTGGGTGGCCGGCATAGTTCCACCGGCGGGAACTTTTATGGCAATCTTGAATTATCTGCGCAGCCGATGCGAACGCTGAAATTCGAGCGCCAAGGGCTATTTAACGCGCTGATCAACCAATATAAGGCTGATAGCGTAATGTCAGAGGGTATTTGTCTATGGCGATTTCTCAAGCGATCTCTTCGCATATCCCCTATCTGCGCCGTTTTGCACGGGCTTTAACGGGGACCCAAGCCGGAGGAGATGCTTATGTGCTGGCCACGTTGGAGGCGATCGTCGCGGATCCGGGAGCCTTCGCGAGTAGCGCCGATCCGAAAACCGAGCTTTATCGTGTTTTCCTGAAGGTCTGGGGCACGGTGCCTGTCAATAAGCACGTCGATCAGGTTGGATTTTCGGGCGATGAGGCAGGTGCGCACCGAAACCTCGAAGCGATTACTCTGCGACCACGTATCGCGTTTCTTTTAAGTTCGCTCGAAGGTTTCAATACGGCGGAAGTCGCGCATGCACTCGACTGCTCGGTGGAAGATGCCGCTTCCCTGATTGACGCCGCGGGTAAGGAGATTGCCGACCAAATTCGCACCGATGTTCTGATTATCGAGGACGAGCCCTTTATCGCACTCGATCTGCAAACGCTCGTCGAAGAGCAAGGGCACCGGGTGGTCGATGTGGCGCGCACGCATCGCGAGGCGATCGACGCCGTCAACCGCGAGCAGCCAGGTCTCATCCTTGCCGACATTCAACTCGCCGACGGGAGTTCGGGGCTCGAAGCGGTCAATCAGATCCTTGAAAGCTTTTCCGTGCCGGTGATTTTTATCACCGCCTATCCCGAGCGTTTTTTGACGGGCACCCCGCCGGAACCCGCCTTTCTGATTACCAAGCCGTTCAGCGTCGACAGTCTGAAGGCCGTCATCAGCCAAGCGCTGTTCTTTGACCGCAAATCGCATCGCAAGGAAGAAAACAGCAGCAGCCTTGTCTGAGCGCCGTTTACGCCAGCGGGTTGCGTTGCTTTAAAATGCGGCCGAAGATAAAGCCTGCCACGATAGCGAAAGCGACCAGCGAAAACGGCTGAAGCTGTTTGGCGATTTCCGTCCCGGCCTGGAGCGCGAGACGTTCCCGCTCCAAGCCAGCCTCCTGCAAAATATCGAGAATGGGCGCGACGCTCTCGTCGATATTCTCGCTGAACACAAGCTTCTGACGGGGTGGCTTTTCCGGGCTTTCCCTCCGTGGGGCTGTGGCGGCGGCCGCGACCGAGGGACTCGCGGGGGATTTGTCGCGCAATGCCACGAGCAGGCAGATCAGGGCCGCGGCCAGAAAAACCCCGCCGACGCTGAGGGCCGCAATCGCGCTTCCGAGCCATGCCTGAAGAAAGACAAAGAGAGCGATCGTCAGAAAGACAACGCTGAAAAACAAGAAGCCCATCGCCAAAAAAAAGAGCGCGGCCTTTTTGAAAAGGCGCGCGCTCATTTCGCCGATAGGGGCGGTCGCATCGCTGATAAGCTGACTGATTACACGGTTCATTTCCGAGAGCGGCTTAACATTCCAACCAAAACACCCGCGATCATTGCAATGAGGACCGCCATCAGCGGATTGCGCTCTATGGTCGCTTCAAGATCCGAACTCGCTCCAGCGACCCGGTCCTGAGCCTTGCTGGCCGTATCGGAGATCTTCTGCCGTGCGGTGTCAACGGCATCGAACACCGTATCGGCGGTGGTGGCCGATTGGCTGCGGACGAATTGGGAAATTGTTGAACTCAATTTGGCGACATCGTCCCGAAGGGCGGCCAAATCCTCAGAAAAATCCTGGGCAACGTCTTCCACTGGCTTGATGCTTGCCATTTTTCGTCTCCGACTGAGAGGGTTGCGTGTCTTGAGGGCTACGGCTGGTGCGGCGGCTTTGCCTTTGTGGCAGCCCCTGAACGACTAGTATCCCATTATAACGCTGAACTTGGCGATCGGTTGCTCAGTGGAGGGTGTGCGGCCCGATCCGCCGTCTTTTCGAAGCGGCCGCCGCGCGCACCGGCGGATTGGCGGGGACGGGATCCTCCGGGGTGACGACGTCCGGGTCTGTAATAGGGGGCAAAGGAATGTCTCCGGGATTTTCGATGGGCGGCGGTGTTGGATCTGGCACCGGGATGTCCGGCGGCGGTTGTTGGCCGGGCGGTTCGGGCTCCGGCCCCGGAGGCTTAGGCGGCTGCTGCGCAATATTGCCCTGAAGCTTTTGCAAAACCAATATCCTTCTGTCTCACCTGCGAACCCGCAAACGTTATCTTCAGCGAAGGGTTCCGAAGGCTTCGGGAACCAGGAAAGCCGAGCCCGCGTTAGCGCAGATCGATGGGTCCTCGCGTAGCGTTCAGGGGAATGTCATGCCGCCAAGGGCGAATTGGAAGGGTTACCTCAAGCTTTCGCTGGTTTCTTGCAAGGTGGCTTTGTTCCCGGCCGCGAGCAACCAGGAAAAGGTCTCGTTTCACCTGCTTAATTCCGCGACCGGCAATCGGCTCAAGCAGCAATACATTGATGCCGAGACTGGTGAGATTGTCGATCGGGAAGATCGCATCAAGGGATATGAAATCGGCAAAGGGGATTATGTTACGCTGACCGACGAGGAGCTGGCCGCGATCGAGATCGAGAGCAGCCATACGATCGAAATCGAAAGTTTTGTGCCAAGCTCCGAAGTCGACCCGATCTATTTCGACAATCGCTACTACATTGCCCCCGATGATCAGGTCGGACAGGAGGCCTTCGCGGTCATCCGCGAGGCCATGCGCCAACGTAAGGTCGCCGGCATCGCGCGCATCGTGCTTTACGGTCGCGAGCGGATGATCCTGCTTGAACCCAGATCGACAGGGATCATGGGCACGACCCTGCACCACAATTATGAGGTGCGTGACGAGAAGGCTTATTTCGAGGAAATTCCCAAACTCGAAATCGGCAAGGATTTGCTCGATCTCGCTTCTCACATCCTCGAAACGAAGAAGGCGAAATTCGACCCGGCAAAATTCAAGGATCATTATCAAGATGCCGTGGTCGATCTTATTCGTTCGAAGCGTGCTGGAAAGCCGCCCCAGATCGTGCATGCGCCACGTCCGAACAATGTGATCAATTTGATGGACGCGTTGCGTCGAAGCCTTGGAACAGGCAATGCGGACCAGACTGAGGTCAAGAAAGCGCGCACAGGCCCGAGCAAGGCCAAGCCGGCGCGCCGGGCGTCGGGGTCGGCCCGACGACCTAAGGGTGCGACCAGCAGAGGCCGCATCAAAAAGGTGAGCTGATGGCTCGCTCGGCGGCGCTCGAAGCCTATTGGCGTAAACGCGATTTCTCGAAAACGCATGAGCCTTCCGGCGGAGCGAGAGCTGGCGGCAAGGCAAAGTCCAGCGCTCTGCACTTCGTGATTCAGAAACACGCCGCGCGCCGGCTCCATTATGATTTCCGTCTCGAACTCGATGGCGTCTTGAAGAGCTGGGCTGTCACCAAAGGGCCGAGCCTCAATCCGCATGACAAGCGCCTTGCGGTCCATGTCGAGGATCATCCCATCGAATACGGCGGATTCGAAGGCGTGATACCACCCGGGCAGTATGGTGCGGGATCGGTGATCATCTGGGACCGCGGCGAATGGGTGCCGGAGGGCGATCCCCACAAGGCTTATGCCAAAGGCCACCTCAAATTCACCCTCCACGGTGAGAAACTTCATGGAGAATGGAATCTTGTGCGCATGCGCGCCAGGCCGGACGATCGCGGCGACAATTGGCTCCTGATCAAGGTCGACGACGCTGCCGCGCGCGACGAGAAAGACGATATTCTGGACAAGATGCCGGGATCGGTGGTCAGCGGCAAGGGCGTCGAAAAAATCGCCAACGATCCCAAGGTTCGGAAATGGACGAGCGGCCAGCTTGCTAAACATGTCGGACCGACGGTCGAGGCTTTGACTCCGCGCCAGCGCGCTCGTGAGCCTTTGCCTGGCAAGCCGCAACGCGGGAACGGACCAAAAACGGACTCAAAAAAAGCCAAGCCGCCGAAGATCGTTTTTCCGAAGGCGGCGCGGAAGGCAAGCATCGGCGAATTTGTACCGTTCTGCCTGGCAACCGCGGTCGAAGTCCCGCCTTCCGGTGCTGGCTTCGTGCATGAAATCAAATTCGATGGCTATCGCTTGCAGCCCCTCGTCGAAAAAGGCGAGGTCCGAATCCAGACTCGCCGCGGGCTTGATTGGACCGAAAAATTTCCTTCGATTGCGGAGGCGATCGCCAGTTTGCCGATTGAAAACGGCGTCTTCGATGGTGAGGCGGTTGTCGAAGACAAAAATGGGATTGCCGATTTCGCCGCTCTCCAGGAGGCGTTGAAATCGGGGCATGGCGAGAGCATCACTTTTTATGTTTTCGATCTCCTCCACCTCAATGGCCATGATTTGAAGCCGCTGCGATTGCTTCAGCGCAAAGCAATTTTGAAGCAGGTTCTCGAGGCCGCAAGCGAGTCCGGCCCGCTGCATTACAGCGAAGAGTTTGCCGGCAATGGGGAGGAACTCATCAAACACATCTGCCGTCTGGGCGGCGAGGGGATTGTTTCGAAGCAGACCGCGAAGCCCTACCGGTCCGGCCGCAACGGGGATTGGCTCAAGGTCAAATGCGCCAATCGGCAGGAATTTGTCGTGATCGGCTACGTGCCCTCGACGAGCACGCCAAAGGCTGTGGGATCGCTCGTCCTTGGCTATTATGACAACAAGAAACTTCTGCACGCCGGGCGCGCGGGGACAGGTTACACTGCGCGAACCGCCAAGGAGCTCTTCGTCGCGCTTGAAAAGATCAGGTGCGAGCGTCCGCCCGCCGAAGGGCCGCTCCCTGCGGAAGCAAAACGCAATGTCCGGTGGGTCGAGCCTTCGCTCGTTGCGGAAATCGAATTTCGCGGCTGGACCGGAAGCAACATGTTGCGCCAGGCCGCGTTCAAGGGGCTTCGGGAAGATAAGGTTCCGTCAGAAATCATACGGGAAGCCGTCGTGCCAGATGCTCGCCACGCCCGTCCAAAACCCTCGCCTCGCTTGAGCGTACCGCTCACCCACCCGGACCGGCTGTTATGGCCGCAGGCTGGTGTGACAAAACAAGCGTTGGCCGATTATTACGTGTCCGTTTGGGACCTCATCGCGCCGCAAATCGTGGGGCGGCCGCTGTCGCTGGTGCGCTGTCCGACCGGCGTCGGCCACGGTTGCTTCTTTCAAAGACACGAATGGGAGGGCGTGGATAAGCATATCGTTGCCATCGAAGATCCCGAAGAGGAAAAGCCGCTCATCAGCATCAAGGATGTTGATGGTTTGATTGCTCTCGTGCAAGCGAGCGCGCTCGAAATTCATCCTTGGGGATGCAAGGCTAAGAGCCTGGAATCGCCCGACCGCCTCATCTTCGATTTCGATCCAGGCGATGATGTGGGCTGGACCGATCTGGTTGCGGTCGCCGAGGAGGCGCGCGCCCGGCTGCGCAAGGATGGCATCGAGAGTTTCGTTAAGACCTCCGGCGGCAAGGGCCTGCATGTCGTCGCGCCGATCATGCCGCGGTCAGGCTGGGACCAAGTGAAGGACTATTGCCGTTCCATTGCGGAAGCCATGGCCACCGACAGCCCGGATCGGCTCACCGCGACGATGGCGAAACACGCGCGCGCCGGGCGGATCTATGTCGATTATTTGCGAAACGGCAGGGGTGCGACAGCTGTCGCCGCCTATTCCACCCGGGCTCGGCCGGAGGCCGGAGTCTCTATGCCGCTGGACTGGGGGGAACTCGCGGCGATCGGCAGCGCTGCCCACTTCACCTTGGCCAATGCCGGGAGGCGGCTCAATGGCACGGGTGTCGATCCGTGGCAGGGGATGGATAAGCTCAGGCAGAGGTTGCCTGCCAAGAAAGGCCCGGCACCGCGCAAGTCCAAGTGAACCTTTACGCCGGAACTTCCTTTTAGCCTTTGCGTTCGGGCGGTGTCCCCGTCACTAGAACGCCATACCTACAACATGGAGTCACCGCGATGCCGGTTAAATCTATGAATGATCTCTTCATGCACACCTTGAAGGACATCTATTACGCCGAGAAGCAAATCTATAAGAACCTGCCCAAGATGGTGAAAAGCGCGGGTTCAACCGAGCTCAAACAAGCCTTCGAAAAGCACCGCGAAGAAACCGACCATCAAATCGAACGCCTGGAAAAAATATTCGATCAGTGCGGCGCTTCCCCGCGCGCTATCCGTTGCGACGCCATGGATGGCATTCTGGCGGAAGCCAAGGAAGTCATGGAAGAAATCGAGGACGGTCAAGTTCACGACGCCGGGATCCTGGCGGCGGCTCAGACTGTCGAACATTATGAAATCGCCCGCTACGGCACTTTGATTGCGTGGGCGGATCGGCTCGGCATGAAAGAAGCCAGCAAGCTCCTGCGCGAAACCCTCGAAGAGGAAAAGAAAACCGACCAGCTGCTGACCAAGCTCGCAGAGACCAACATCAATCGACAAGCTGCCTGAGTGAAGTTCTGAAGTCGGGGCTCAGCGATGCAACGGAAACCGCCGACCGTATTGACCCCCACGGAGGCGAGACAGGCCACCACGGGCCATAATGTGCGCTATGTCTTAGCTGCCAGCCTTTTATTAGCTTTGCTGACCTTTGCCTGCGTCTATTTGTTCGTCATGTAGGCTCAATGATGCCTCGGCCACCCGACGTGGCGGCCGAGGTATTTCTTGTCGCTCCCGCCAATCAAGTCTTGAGTTGCGCGATGCGCAAAGGTACCGGCGGATGCGAATAATAAAATAGCGCGTAGAGGCTATCTGGAGTCAGCGTCGAAAGATTGTCGCGGGTCAGCCGCGTGAGCGCGTTGATCATGGGCTGCTCGCCGACGATGCTCTTGGCAAAATTATCGGCCTGAAATTCGGCCCGCCGAGAGAGCCAGCTCGTCAGCGGCGAAAGCAGATGCAAAATAGGTCCGATCGCAGTCAAAATAATAATCAGCACCACACCAGGATCTTCGGCCAGACCGAAGGCGCTGGCAAGACCGCCGGCCCCGAAGGCCCAGCCAAGGATCGCAAAAGCGACAAAGGCGAGCACCGCTGACTGAGCAATCCGTTGCCCGATATGACCCAATTTATAGTGCCCGAGCTCATGCGCGAGAATGGACAGGATCTCCTCGGAACTATGCTTTTCCAGCAAGGTATCGAAAAACACAATGCGCTTGGCTTTTCCGAAGCCGGTGAAATAGGCGTTGCCATGCGTCGAACGCTTGGACGCGTCCATGACATAAAGCCCATTCGATTCAAAACCGCATTTGGCCAGCAAGGCCTCGATGCTGGCTTTCATCGATCCGTCCGCGAGAGGCGTGAACTTGTTGAACAAGGGTGCGATGAAAGCCGGGTAAATCAGGATCATGGCGATCATCATCGCCATCAAGGCCGCCCACCCCACAAGCCACCAGAGGTGCGGCATCGTTTGCAGCAGCCAGAACAGGCCATAGAGAGCCGGGATCCCGATTATGGCCTGCAGCGTCAACCCCTTGATTCGGTCGAGCATAAACATCGCAGGAGTAACGCGGTTGAAACCGAATCTTGCCTCTAAAGCGAAGGTGCTGAAAATTGAAAACGGGAGATTTACGACGCGCAAGATCAGTCCAAAAATCGCGACAATGGCAACGCTTCGGGACAGGCCTGGGGATAAAAATCGCGCCGCCCATTCATAGACCGGGCCCAACAACACGGTAAGCCAAAGCACTGCGAAGACGGTATCGAAGGCCGTTTCGGCCATCTCCAAGCGGGTCCGGGCCAGCGTGTAGTCGGCGGCCCGCCG encodes:
- the fumC gene encoding class II fumarate hydratase yields the protein MGEKDQTRIEADSFGPVEVPANHYWGAQTQRSCEHFAIGSQKMPPALIHALAMVKRAAAEVNRDLGLLPKPLSDAIVTAASEIEAGRFDSEFPLGVWQTGSGTQTNMNVNEVIANRANEILGAPRGAKVPIHPNDHVNLGQSSNDCFPTAMHIAAVLHIKRRLEPVLRALAMALAAKSAAFAAIIKTGRTHFQDATPVTLGQEFSAYAIQIEFGLQRLDETLAGLYRLAQGGTAVGTGLNTKRGFAERFAARIAAYTSLPFVSAPNKFEALAAHDAVIFSHGALATIAASLFKIANDIRVAGSGPRCGIGELILPENEPGSSIMPGKVNPTQAEALTMVCTRVFGNQTTITFAGSQGHFELNVYKPVLAFVFLESLDLLTDAANSFRVHCVEGLRPNRERIAELMQRSLMLVTALAPRIGYDNAAKIAKAAHAHGTSLREEALASGLVSAEEFDGLVRPEAMLAPNE
- a CDS encoding RNA polymerase subunit sigma (Bacteria have multiple sigma factors which are active under specific conditions; the sigma factor binds with the catalytic core of RNA polymerase to produce the holoenzyme and directs bacterial core RNA polymerase to specific promoter elements to initiate transcription), yielding MTTDLLSVIPNLRAFAVSLCGNLDRADDLVQETLVKAWSNIDSFVEGTNLRAWLFTILRNIYYSEYRKRRREVADPDGAFASKLATAPAQGGHMDLLDFRAALQHLPSDQREALILIGASGLSYEEAAGVCGCAIGTMKSRVNRARSRLAEMLAITSGIEFGHEGEWQAIDPIIAGQRFSRGEGE
- a CDS encoding response regulator, whose amino-acid sequence is MAISQAISSHIPYLRRFARALTGTQAGGDAYVLATLEAIVADPGAFASSADPKTELYRVFLKVWGTVPVNKHVDQVGFSGDEAGAHRNLEAITLRPRIAFLLSSLEGFNTAEVAHALDCSVEDAASLIDAAGKEIADQIRTDVLIIEDEPFIALDLQTLVEEQGHRVVDVARTHREAIDAVNREQPGLILADIQLADGSSGLEAVNQILESFSVPVIFITAYPERFLTGTPPEPAFLITKPFSVDSLKAVISQALFFDRKSHRKEENSSSLV
- a CDS encoding Ku protein; the encoded protein is MPPRANWKGYLKLSLVSCKVALFPAASNQEKVSFHLLNSATGNRLKQQYIDAETGEIVDREDRIKGYEIGKGDYVTLTDEELAAIEIESSHTIEIESFVPSSEVDPIYFDNRYYIAPDDQVGQEAFAVIREAMRQRKVAGIARIVLYGRERMILLEPRSTGIMGTTLHHNYEVRDEKAYFEEIPKLEIGKDLLDLASHILETKKAKFDPAKFKDHYQDAVVDLIRSKRAGKPPQIVHAPRPNNVINLMDALRRSLGTGNADQTEVKKARTGPSKAKPARRASGSARRPKGATSRGRIKKVS
- the ligD gene encoding DNA ligase D, whose translation is MARSAALEAYWRKRDFSKTHEPSGGARAGGKAKSSALHFVIQKHAARRLHYDFRLELDGVLKSWAVTKGPSLNPHDKRLAVHVEDHPIEYGGFEGVIPPGQYGAGSVIIWDRGEWVPEGDPHKAYAKGHLKFTLHGEKLHGEWNLVRMRARPDDRGDNWLLIKVDDAAARDEKDDILDKMPGSVVSGKGVEKIANDPKVRKWTSGQLAKHVGPTVEALTPRQRAREPLPGKPQRGNGPKTDSKKAKPPKIVFPKAARKASIGEFVPFCLATAVEVPPSGAGFVHEIKFDGYRLQPLVEKGEVRIQTRRGLDWTEKFPSIAEAIASLPIENGVFDGEAVVEDKNGIADFAALQEALKSGHGESITFYVFDLLHLNGHDLKPLRLLQRKAILKQVLEAASESGPLHYSEEFAGNGEELIKHICRLGGEGIVSKQTAKPYRSGRNGDWLKVKCANRQEFVVIGYVPSTSTPKAVGSLVLGYYDNKKLLHAGRAGTGYTARTAKELFVALEKIRCERPPAEGPLPAEAKRNVRWVEPSLVAEIEFRGWTGSNMLRQAAFKGLREDKVPSEIIREAVVPDARHARPKPSPRLSVPLTHPDRLLWPQAGVTKQALADYYVSVWDLIAPQIVGRPLSLVRCPTGVGHGCFFQRHEWEGVDKHIVAIEDPEEEKPLISIKDVDGLIALVQASALEIHPWGCKAKSLESPDRLIFDFDPGDDVGWTDLVAVAEEARARLRKDGIESFVKTSGGKGLHVVAPIMPRSGWDQVKDYCRSIAEAMATDSPDRLTATMAKHARAGRIYVDYLRNGRGATAVAAYSTRARPEAGVSMPLDWGELAAIGSAAHFTLANAGRRLNGTGVDPWQGMDKLRQRLPAKKGPAPRKSK
- a CDS encoding peptidase M48, with translation MYRQAAAVVAHRDQVPPDFAGQVSLEEHRRAADYTLARTRLEMAETAFDTVFAVLWLTVLLGPVYEWAARFLSPGLSRSVAIVAIFGLILRVVNLPFSIFSTFALEARFGFNRVTPAMFMLDRIKGLTLQAIIGIPALYGLFWLLQTMPHLWWLVGWAALMAMMIAMILIYPAFIAPLFNKFTPLADGSMKASIEALLAKCGFESNGLYVMDASKRSTHGNAYFTGFGKAKRIVFFDTLLEKHSSEEILSILAHELGHYKLGHIGQRIAQSAVLAFVAFAILGWAFGAGGLASAFGLAEDPGVVLIIILTAIGPILHLLSPLTSWLSRRAEFQADNFAKSIVGEQPMINALTRLTRDNLSTLTPDSLYALFYYSHPPVPLRIAQLKT